In one window of Henckelia pumila isolate YLH828 chromosome 1, ASM3356847v2, whole genome shotgun sequence DNA:
- the LOC140882408 gene encoding germin-like protein subfamily 1 member 13: MAAIRFFLGFFGLTLICSLASASDPSPLQDFCVAVEDAKASVFVNGKICKNPNMVSADDFYFSGLNKPGNTSNPLGSRVTPVNVNQIPGLNTLGISLVRIDYAPYGLNPPHTHPRATEILVVVEGTLYVGFVTSNPANPNQKNKLFTKTLYPGDVFVFPEGLVHFQFNTGKTNAVAFAGLSSQNPGVITIANAVFGSEPPISIDVLTKAFQVDKNVIQYLQGQFWINN; this comes from the exons ATGGCCGCCATTCGATTCTTTCTTGGTTTTTTTGGATTGACTTTGATATGTTCATTAGCGTCTGCATCTGATCCTAGTCCTCTTCAAGACTTTTGCGTTGCGGTTGAAGATGCAAAGGCTTCTG TGTTTGTTAACGGGAAGATATGCAAGAACCCAAATATGGTCTCGGCAGATGATTTCTATTTCAGTGGTCTGAACAAGCCCGGAAACACATCAAATCCATTAGGCTCAAGGGTTACTCCTGTTAATGTAAACCAAATTCCTGGACTTAACACTTTGGGCATTTCTTTGGTTCGAATTGATTATGCACCATACGGCCTCAACCCTCCTCACACGCATCCTCGTGCCACCGAAATCCTCGTAGTCGTTGAAGGAACTCTTTACGTCGGGTTTGTGACTTCGAATCCAGCAAACCCGAACCAGAAGAACAAGCTTTTTACCAAGACATTGTATCCAGGAGATGTGTTTGTGTTCCCTGAGGGCCTCGTTCATTTTCAGTTCAATACCGGAAAAACGAACGCGGTCGCATTTGCCGGGTTGAGTAGCCAGAATCCTGGAGTTATCACCATTGCAAATGCTGTTTTTGGGTCCGAACCACCCATCTCTATCGATGTTCTTACCAAGGCATTCCAGGTTGACAAGAATGTGATCCAATATCTTCAAGGACAGTTTTGGATTAACAACTAA
- the LOC140892703 gene encoding phototropic-responsive NPH3 family protein NPY1, translating into MKYMKLGSKPDAFQAVGNCVRFVSSELETDIVINVGELKFHLHKFPLLSKSNRIQKLLSKSNKEGLDEIELDDFPGGSKAFEICAKFCYGMVVTLNAYNVVAARCAAEYLEMTEDIDRGNLIFKIDVFLNSSIFRSWKDSIIVLQCTDSLLPWSENHKVIGRSIDSIASKTSVDPSLVSWSYTYNRNMSSLDKITQSEIKFPDKTGYTPRDWWVEDVCELNINLFKRVIVAIKLKGRMDGGVICEALRTFATKWLPDSVDALVSSANSHKNKSLLETIIWLLPSDKDVSCSCSFLLKLLKYAVLLNADESLKEDLIISVGLKLDEACISDLLIRARSPQNTIYDIELVQKLVDQFVTNGRSNRNLKVAEKNGRTEGDFVLGHGSWLRVGKIIDSYLAEVARDLNLPVASFIELAQSIPESARPIHDRLYCAIDIYLKEHPSLTKAERKNLCGLMDVKKLTTDTSVHAAQNEQLPLRVVVQVLFFEQTRAAATPRNNRENWTKATPDNSKSLRKQMDDLKVKEEAELVKAGKLTKRSGSKNAGSRVMLLPSRSRRIFDKLWIVGKGLGHGDNKSSETSASSQSPVSMVQGEMIKSSSSSSRRRRYSIS; encoded by the exons ATGAAGTATATGAAGTTGGGATCAAAGCCCGATGCTTTCCAAGCTGTAGGGAACTGCGTAAG GTTTGTGTCATCTGAACTGGAAACTGATATTGTGATTAATGTCGGCGAACTGAAATTTCATCTCCACAAG TTTCCTCTCCTGTCCAAGAGCAATCGAATACAAAAACTGCTATCCAAATCCAACAAGGAGGGGCTTGATGAAATTGAGTTGGACGATTTTCCTGGTGGATCAAAGGCATTTGAAATATGTGCGAAATTCTGTTATGGAATGGTGGTGACTCTCAACGCCTATAACGTTGTGGCTGCACGTTGTGCAGCAGAGTATCTTGAGATGACTGAGGATATTGATAGAGGAAACCTTATTTTCAAGATCGACGTATTTCTAAACTCCAGCATTTTTCGCAGCTGGAAAGATTCTATTATTGTTTTGCAGTGCACGGATTCTCTCCTCCCATGGTCTGAGAATCATAAGGTGATTGGAAGGAGCATAGATTCAATTGCATCTAAAACTTCAGTTGATCCCTCATTAGTTTCTTGGTCTTATACTTATAACCGGAACATGTCATCATTGGACAAGATTACTCAGAGTGAAATAAAATTCCCTGATAAAACAGGATACACTCCTAGAGATTGGTGGGTTGAAGATGTATGCGAGTTGAACATCAATCTTTTCAAGCGAGTTATTGTTGCCATAAAATTAAAAGGCAGAATGGACGGTGGTGTGATTTGTGAGGCATTGAGGACTTTTGCAACCAAATGGCTGCCAGATTCTGTCGATGCATTGGTTTCTTCTGCTAATAGTCACAAGAATAAATCTTTACTCGAAACTATAATTTGGTTGTTGCCTTCCGACAAGGATGTCAGCTGTTCTTGTAGTTTCCTACTGAAATTACTTAAATATGCCGTTCTGTTAAATGCTGACGAGTCTTTGAAGGAAGATCTGATAATAAGTGTGGGTTTAAAGTTGGATGAAGCTTGTATTAGTGACCTGTTGATCCGAGCGAGATCGCCTCAGAACACCATATATGACATTGAGCTTGTTCAGAAACTCGTAGATCAATTTGTGACCAATGGGAGAAGCAACAGGAACTTGAAAGTCGCAGAAAAGAACGGTAGAACTGAAGGCGACTTTGTTTTAGGACATGGGTCTTGGTTAAGAGTTGGGAAGATAATCGATAGTTATCTTGCAGAAGTTGCTCGTGATCTGAATCTTCCCGTTGCTAGTTTCATTGAGTTGGCACAGTCGATCCCGGAGTCAGCAAGGCCAATTCATGACAGACTATATTGTGCCATTGACATCTACTTGAAG GAGCACCCGAGTTTGACTAAAGCCGAGAGAAAGAACTTGTGTGGGCTAATGGACGTCAAGAAATTGACAACAGACACATCCGTTCATGCAGCACAGAACGAGCAGCTACCGCTTCGTGTGGTGGTTCAGGTCCTATTTTTCGAACAAACTAGAGCGGCTGCCACCCCAAGAAACAACAGAGAAAACTGGACTAAAGCAACCCCAGATAACTCCAAATCCCTTAGAAAGCAAATGGACGATCTGAAGGTGAAAGAAGAGGCTGAATTGGTCAAAGCCGGAAAGTTAACAAAGAGATCAGGAAGCAAGAACGCAGGATCCCGAGTCATGTTGCTGCCGTCTCGTTCAAGAAGGATCTTTGATAAGCTGTGGATTGTGGGTAAAGGTCTGGGACATGGTGATAACAAGAGTTCAGAGACGTCTGCGAGTTCCCAGAGCCCCGTTTCAATGGTACAAGGGGAGATGATCAAGTCCTCTAGTTCATCTTCAAGACGGAGGAGATATTCTATATCTTAG